In Flavobacterium sp. WV_118_3, one DNA window encodes the following:
- a CDS encoding DUF4199 domain-containing protein, translating into MAKFKIEIKWAFIFIIMSLLWMVLEKLCGLHSTHIDKQQYLTMLFMIPAIWIYVLALKDKKLHYYNGVMSYKQGFISGLIITLLIALFSPLTQWIISCVITPEYFPNVIEYSLQSGYHKTREEAEAYFSLENYRKQSVIGALMMGIVTSFIVAFFVRNKNSKN; encoded by the coding sequence ATGGCCAAATTTAAAATTGAAATCAAATGGGCTTTTATATTTATTATCATGTCCCTGTTATGGATGGTATTGGAAAAACTATGCGGGTTGCATAGTACCCATATTGATAAGCAACAATATTTGACGATGCTTTTTATGATTCCGGCTATTTGGATATATGTTTTGGCTCTTAAAGACAAGAAACTGCACTATTATAATGGCGTAATGAGCTATAAACAAGGTTTTATTAGCGGATTGATTATTACGTTACTTATCGCTCTTTTTAGTCCATTAACACAATGGATTATCTCTTGTGTGATCACGCCGGAATATTTTCCAAATGTTATCGAGTATTCTTTACAATCGGGTTATCATAAAACACGGGAAGAAGCAGAAGCCTATTTTAGTCTTGAAAACTATAGGAAACAGAGTGTCATCGGTGCATTGATGATGGGTATCGTTACGTCTTTTATCGTTGCCTTTTTTGTTCGTAATAAAAATTCCAAAAACTAA
- a CDS encoding MauE/DoxX family redox-associated membrane protein yields MKIIKLIVCLLFGLMFINAGLNKFLNYMPMEKMSEEQMKMMEALMTIKWLMPLTGVIETVAGLLFIIPKTRALGAIMILPVMVGIVCHNVIFEPSGLPLVLTLFLINVLMIADNWKKYKPMFS; encoded by the coding sequence ATGAAAATAATAAAGCTGATTGTCTGCCTGCTTTTCGGGCTTATGTTTATCAATGCCGGGCTTAATAAGTTTTTGAACTATATGCCTATGGAGAAAATGAGCGAAGAACAAATGAAAATGATGGAGGCTCTAATGACTATAAAGTGGTTGATGCCTCTAACCGGTGTTATTGAGACTGTTGCCGGATTGTTGTTTATCATTCCTAAAACCCGGGCTTTAGGCGCCATTATGATTCTGCCGGTTATGGTCGGTATTGTTTGCCATAATGTTATTTTTGAACCATCCGGACTTCCTTTGGTGTTGACGCTTTTCTTAATCAATGTGCTAATGATTGCCGATAATTGGAAAAAATACAAACCGATGTTTTCCTGA
- a CDS encoding SPFH domain-containing protein, which translates to MALFGNKKEGGLMDVIRCDEQEYLVWKWRPSGAVNSTNKENAIRYGSNLRVKNGELAVFFYKQNDGTIQDFIHGPHDQTIQSANFPILTNIVGGAFNGSSPFQAEIYYINLSGNVQVKFGIPYFDLYDPRFTDLGVPCAVRGTLTFNVTDYKSFIKLNRLINFDLEDFKNQIKDFFQRKAKSVIINASQDNNLPVMQIERKIDEISDHIQSKLKSELEEHFGVNLKRLDIGTIELDKTHAHYLQLKKITADQQTKLAEAKTDIEIENLSEITRIQRKDMELGVEGKNFAVHQLNQQTDVLKTAAQNLGTMANVDLDGGDGGLNAPGLMVGMGIGSAMGGHIGNQMGQMMSNMSSMPPLPPVVMYHVALNGQQSGSFNLEQLKQFVQSGQFTQNHHIWKEGMTDWELSSNVPEIAMLFSSVPPPPPTTI; encoded by the coding sequence ATGGCATTATTTGGCAATAAAAAAGAAGGCGGATTAATGGACGTAATCCGTTGCGATGAACAGGAATATTTAGTATGGAAATGGCGACCGTCTGGCGCGGTTAATTCCACAAATAAAGAAAACGCAATACGTTACGGTAGTAATTTGCGGGTAAAAAACGGAGAACTTGCTGTATTTTTTTACAAGCAAAACGACGGAACCATTCAGGATTTTATACACGGTCCACACGACCAAACAATACAATCTGCCAACTTCCCAATTCTTACCAACATTGTAGGGGGTGCTTTTAACGGGAGCTCCCCGTTTCAGGCAGAAATCTATTATATCAATCTTTCCGGGAATGTTCAAGTCAAATTTGGGATTCCTTATTTTGATCTTTACGACCCCAGATTTACAGATTTAGGGGTTCCTTGTGCTGTCCGTGGAACGTTGACTTTTAATGTGACCGATTATAAAAGTTTCATCAAACTAAACCGTTTAATCAATTTTGATTTAGAAGATTTTAAAAATCAGATCAAAGATTTTTTCCAACGAAAAGCAAAGTCGGTCATCATAAATGCATCACAGGATAATAACTTACCGGTAATGCAAATTGAACGAAAAATTGATGAAATAAGTGATCATATTCAATCTAAATTAAAATCCGAATTAGAAGAACATTTTGGTGTAAATCTGAAACGCTTGGATATAGGAACAATTGAATTAGACAAAACACACGCTCATTATTTACAACTGAAAAAAATAACAGCCGATCAGCAAACCAAATTAGCCGAAGCCAAAACCGATATAGAAATTGAGAATCTTTCGGAAATTACAAGAATCCAACGAAAAGATATGGAATTAGGGGTTGAAGGCAAAAACTTTGCGGTTCATCAACTCAATCAGCAGACCGATGTTTTAAAAACAGCGGCTCAAAATCTTGGAACCATGGCAAATGTCGATTTAGACGGCGGTGATGGTGGTTTGAATGCCCCAGGTTTAATGGTAGGAATGGGAATTGGTAGCGCCATGGGTGGTCATATAGGCAACCAAATGGGACAAATGATGAGTAACATGAGTAGTATGCCTCCGCTACCTCCTGTCGTAATGTATCATGTAGCATTAAACGGTCAGCAATCCGGTTCTTTCAATCTGGAACAACTAAAACAATTTGTTCAAAGCGGGCAATTTACCCAAAACCATCATATTTGGAAAGAAGGCATGACTGACTGGGAATTGTCCAGTAATGTCCCTGAAATTGCTATGTTATTCAGTTCCGTTCCACCACCACCGCCCACAACAATTTAA
- a CDS encoding DUF6591 domain-containing protein → MNIKNSHLTFIAAIAISLTSCGNHKAEEKTSLDEVTTKYEAPVAETDENTTEVATASTEENTTDAYLKSYDEYVDQYIILMKEAKNGDVSAMTKYSEYMEKAIDLSQKMEKSENEMTPAQMTKFLKIQAKLTQALADMY, encoded by the coding sequence ATGAATATCAAAAATTCACATTTAACATTCATTGCAGCCATTGCAATATCACTAACATCTTGTGGAAACCATAAAGCAGAAGAAAAAACTTCTCTCGATGAAGTAACAACTAAATACGAAGCTCCCGTTGCCGAAACAGACGAAAATACCACGGAAGTTGCGACCGCATCCACAGAAGAAAACACTACTGACGCTTATTTAAAAAGCTATGATGAATATGTTGATCAATATATAATTCTAATGAAAGAAGCTAAAAATGGTGATGTATCTGCAATGACCAAATATTCGGAATATATGGAAAAAGCAATCGATTTATCGCAGAAAATGGAAAAATCAGAAAATGAAATGACACCTGCTCAAATGACTAAATTTCTTAAAATCCAAGCCAAATTAACGCAAGCTCTGGCAGATATGTATTAA
- a CDS encoding amidohydrolase family protein yields the protein MKFKYLLTLFLMGGCFAMAQTKQILIENVRLLDHKAAKLTAPMNVLVSGSTIQKISATAITVDKDAIKINGGGKTLMPGLIDVHVHMTFGTFTMAQLMGEDLTEEFLVRKIGESAQQMLLRGFTSVRDAGGPIFPLKTAIDAGKLVGPRIWPSGAVVSQTAGHGDFRAPNERSRRFFGKPSRAEQVGATFIADGRDDVLTAVRENLRFGASQIKLMAGGGTSSAYDPIDVTQYTLDEMKAAVEAASDWGTYVMVHAYTPKAVQRAVEAGVKCIEHGQMLDEETLKLLAEKNVWLSLQNLMDNNDNMDAQRKQKRKPVLEGQNKVWPLAKKLGVKLAWGTDFLFEPELNDEQNSYILRLQKWFSNAEILKMITQDNGELLQLSGLRNPYPGKLGVVEEQALADLLLVDGDPLKDLSIIANPEKNFLLIMKNGQLYKNIVKAKK from the coding sequence ATGAAATTTAAGTACCTACTAACACTATTTTTGATGGGTGGCTGTTTTGCTATGGCACAAACCAAACAGATTCTGATTGAAAATGTCAGACTTTTGGATCATAAAGCCGCTAAATTGACTGCACCGATGAATGTTCTAGTTTCCGGTTCGACGATACAAAAAATAAGTGCCACAGCTATTACGGTCGATAAGGATGCTATAAAGATTAATGGAGGTGGTAAGACCTTAATGCCCGGTTTGATCGATGTTCACGTTCATATGACTTTTGGTACGTTTACGATGGCACAACTGATGGGAGAAGATTTAACGGAGGAATTTCTGGTTCGTAAAATAGGAGAATCAGCACAACAAATGCTACTTCGCGGATTTACAAGTGTCCGGGATGCGGGCGGTCCTATTTTTCCGTTAAAAACGGCCATCGATGCCGGTAAATTGGTCGGTCCTCGTATCTGGCCTTCGGGCGCTGTGGTGAGTCAGACTGCCGGGCATGGCGATTTTAGAGCGCCTAACGAACGTTCCCGTCGCTTTTTCGGAAAACCGTCCCGTGCTGAACAAGTGGGCGCTACTTTTATTGCCGATGGCCGGGATGATGTATTAACGGCTGTACGGGAAAACCTGCGTTTTGGTGCCAGTCAGATTAAATTGATGGCGGGTGGTGGAACGTCGTCGGCCTATGATCCGATTGATGTGACGCAATATACGCTCGACGAAATGAAAGCGGCCGTTGAAGCGGCTTCCGACTGGGGGACCTATGTTATGGTACATGCCTATACGCCAAAAGCGGTGCAGCGTGCAGTGGAGGCGGGTGTGAAATGTATTGAACACGGTCAGATGTTGGATGAAGAAACCTTAAAATTACTGGCGGAGAAAAACGTTTGGCTAAGTCTTCAGAATTTAATGGATAACAACGACAATATGGATGCACAGCGCAAACAAAAGCGTAAACCGGTATTGGAAGGACAAAATAAAGTATGGCCTTTGGCGAAAAAGTTAGGCGTAAAGCTGGCCTGGGGAACTGATTTCCTGTTTGAACCGGAATTAAACGATGAGCAGAATAGTTATATTTTACGGCTTCAAAAATGGTTTAGTAATGCCGAAATTTTAAAGATGATCACTCAGGATAACGGGGAGTTGTTACAGTTATCCGGTTTGCGCAATCCGTATCCCGGAAAACTAGGAGTCGTGGAAGAGCAGGCTTTGGCCGATTTACTGTTGGTGGATGGGGATCCGTTAAAAGATTTGTCGATAATTGCAAACCCGGAGAAGAACTTTTTACTGATCATGAAAAATGGACAGCTATACAAGAATATTGTCAAAGCCAAAAAGTAG